In a genomic window of Methylovirgula sp. 4M-Z18:
- the kynU gene encoding kynureninase — translation MFDFKASKACFHLPEGVIYLDGNSLGPPVRATAERLSAVVKEEWGEQLIRAWNTAGWMQRPRATGDRIARLVGAPQGSVVMGDTLSIKVFQALAAGLALNPGRKIILSDNGNFPSDLYMAEGLVSLKENGFQLKVVDPEQVEEAIDETIAVLMLTEVDYRTGRLHDMAKLTAKAHRLGVITVWDLAHSAGAIPVHLEASGADFAVGCTYKYLNGGPGAPAFIYIRPDLADTAQPALAGWLGHAKPFAFDLHYRPGTGIERMRVGTPPILGLAALDASLDIWDQVDMGEIRQRSIVLTELFIRECLTYVPGLELMSPRDPMQRGSQVSLRHPQGYEIMQALIDNGVIGDFRAPDVLRFGFAPLYLDEDDIRKAVAILRKIISQKIWQDPKYQVRNAVT, via the coding sequence ATGTTTGATTTCAAAGCTTCCAAGGCTTGTTTCCATCTGCCCGAAGGCGTGATCTATCTCGACGGCAATTCCCTCGGCCCGCCGGTGCGCGCAACGGCAGAACGATTGTCCGCCGTGGTCAAGGAGGAGTGGGGTGAACAACTCATTCGCGCCTGGAACACCGCGGGCTGGATGCAGCGTCCCCGCGCCACGGGGGACAGGATTGCCCGGCTGGTCGGCGCACCGCAGGGAAGCGTCGTGATGGGCGATACGCTTTCGATCAAAGTTTTTCAGGCGCTCGCCGCTGGCCTTGCCCTCAATCCCGGGCGCAAAATCATTCTGTCCGACAACGGCAATTTTCCTTCGGACCTTTACATGGCCGAGGGGCTCGTCAGCCTGAAGGAGAACGGGTTTCAGTTAAAGGTGGTCGATCCAGAACAGGTCGAGGAGGCGATCGACGAGACGATTGCCGTGCTCATGCTGACGGAGGTCGACTATCGAACTGGACGTCTGCACGACATGGCCAAATTGACCGCCAAGGCGCATCGGCTCGGCGTGATCACCGTTTGGGATTTGGCGCATTCGGCCGGCGCGATCCCTGTCCATCTCGAGGCGAGCGGGGCCGATTTCGCGGTGGGCTGCACCTATAAATATTTGAACGGCGGGCCTGGCGCGCCAGCTTTCATCTATATCCGCCCCGATCTTGCCGACACGGCGCAGCCTGCGCTGGCCGGCTGGCTTGGCCATGCGAAACCGTTTGCCTTCGATTTGCACTATCGGCCCGGCACCGGCATCGAGCGGATGCGCGTCGGCACACCGCCGATCTTGGGTCTCGCGGCGCTGGATGCGTCGCTGGATATTTGGGACCAGGTCGACATGGGCGAGATCCGACAACGTTCGATCGTGTTGACCGAGCTCTTCATCAGAGAGTGCCTGACATACGTTCCCGGGCTCGAGCTGATGAGTCCGCGCGACCCGATGCAGCGAGGGTCGCAGGTTTCGCTCAGGCATCCCCAGGGCTACGAGATCATGCAGGCTTTGATCGACAACGGCGTGATCGGCGATTTCCGCGCGCCCGATGTTCTGCGGTTTGGGTTTGCGCCGCTCTATCTCGATGAGGACGACATTCGCAAAGCCGTTGCCATTCTTCGGAAAATTATTTCTCAGAAGATTTGGCAGGATCCAAAATACCAGGTGCGGAACGCCGTCACTTGA
- a CDS encoding DUF3237 domain-containing protein has product MDRDTKALVDEGPLSTIRTRHLFTIQLDVRPVVTVGSTPNGFRRVGFVTGGEIVGERIRGKVLNEANDWQVKRPDGSLTLDVRLVIETDRGMLVTMTYRGVRHGPADVIDRLKRGEIVDPASYYFRIAPTFEAADADLAWLNGILAIGTGHRFPQGPIYNVFEVL; this is encoded by the coding sequence ATGGACCGCGACACCAAAGCTCTGGTCGATGAAGGGCCTCTTTCGACGATCCGCACACGTCATCTCTTCACCATACAGCTCGATGTGCGGCCCGTGGTTACTGTCGGATCGACGCCCAACGGCTTCCGGCGGGTCGGCTTCGTCACCGGCGGGGAGATCGTCGGTGAGCGGATCCGCGGCAAGGTTCTCAATGAGGCCAATGATTGGCAGGTGAAACGACCCGACGGGAGCTTAACGCTCGATGTCCGTCTCGTCATCGAAACGGATCGGGGAATGCTAGTGACGATGACCTATCGCGGCGTGCGCCACGGCCCTGCCGATGTGATCGACCGCCTCAAGCGGGGCGAGATCGTCGATCCGGCCAGCTACTATTTCCGCATCGCACCGACCTTCGAGGCCGCCGACGCGGATCTCGCCTGGCTTAACGGCATCCTCGCGATCGGAACGGGCCACCGTTTTCCGCAAGGTCCAATCTATAACGTGTTTGAGGTTCTCTGA
- a CDS encoding cytochrome c, whose product MRIKPILLTLLGIVVVVGAAVAGVVGWMVFQPGPYAFAAGTPIELAAYKGTSPTGAPAELASADAAAKGAYIARMADCEACHTAKGGAPFAGGRAFVLPFGTIYTPNLTPDPETGIGKWADADFLNAVHRGVAPDGSRYYPAFPYPSYTLLTDEDVLAIKAYLFSLKPVKQANKANTFAFPYNQRWLMTIWAGLFNPDHRFRPVDGQSAEWNRGAYLVEAAGHCGECHTPRNLMQALDERRKFAGGVAEGWNAYNISTDKVSGIGDWSAEELAAYLSTAHAKGRGVASGPMGEAVELSLSSLTKSDITAIVTYLRSVPAVASDLPKLAGPAAATPDLAGIDNPVGKRIFEGNCLSCHAWTGAGAVIGEAQLTGVRAVNDPSAANVVQMILGGGRRGTSHPYMPSFGHSYSDAEIAAVANYVTARFGSAPARVTPADVATLRQQN is encoded by the coding sequence ATGCGCATCAAACCGATATTGCTCACGCTTCTCGGGATCGTGGTTGTCGTGGGCGCGGCGGTCGCCGGCGTAGTCGGTTGGATGGTATTCCAACCGGGCCCCTATGCCTTCGCCGCGGGGACGCCCATTGAACTTGCCGCCTACAAAGGTACCTCGCCGACCGGCGCGCCAGCTGAACTCGCCAGCGCTGATGCTGCGGCGAAGGGAGCCTACATCGCCCGCATGGCGGACTGCGAGGCCTGCCACACCGCCAAAGGTGGAGCGCCCTTCGCCGGCGGGCGTGCCTTCGTGCTGCCGTTCGGCACCATCTACACGCCGAACCTCACGCCCGATCCGGAAACCGGAATCGGCAAATGGGCCGACGCCGACTTCCTCAACGCGGTGCATCGCGGTGTCGCGCCGGACGGTTCGCGCTACTATCCCGCCTTTCCTTACCCCTCCTACACGCTGCTGACCGACGAAGATGTGCTGGCGATCAAAGCCTATCTGTTCTCATTGAAACCGGTGAAACAAGCGAACAAGGCCAACACCTTCGCGTTTCCCTATAATCAGCGGTGGCTGATGACGATCTGGGCGGGCCTGTTCAATCCCGACCATCGGTTCCGGCCGGTGGACGGGCAAAGCGCTGAATGGAACCGCGGCGCCTATCTCGTCGAGGCGGCCGGTCATTGCGGCGAGTGCCATACGCCGCGCAACCTGATGCAGGCGCTCGACGAGCGCCGCAAATTCGCCGGCGGCGTCGCCGAAGGTTGGAACGCGTATAACATCAGCACAGATAAGGTCAGCGGCATCGGCGATTGGTCGGCGGAGGAACTCGCCGCCTATCTCTCGACGGCGCATGCCAAGGGACGCGGTGTTGCGTCCGGTCCGATGGGAGAGGCGGTTGAGCTCAGCCTGTCGAGTCTGACGAAATCCGACATTACCGCAATCGTGACCTATCTGCGCAGTGTGCCGGCGGTCGCGAGCGATCTGCCAAAACTTGCAGGACCGGCCGCAGCGACGCCAGATCTTGCGGGAATCGACAATCCAGTTGGCAAGCGCATATTCGAGGGCAATTGCCTGAGCTGCCACGCCTGGACCGGTGCTGGGGCCGTCATCGGAGAAGCGCAACTCACCGGGGTGCGGGCGGTCAATGATCCGAGCGCCGCCAACGTAGTTCAGATGATCCTCGGCGGCGGCAGGCGGGGAACATCACATCCTTACATGCCAAGCTTTGGCCATTCCTATTCCGACGCCGAGATCGCCGCGGTCGCCAACTACGTGACCGCACGCTTTGGCAGCGCACCTGCACGGGTCACGCCGGCCGACGTCGCGACCCTTCGCCAGCAGAATTAA
- a CDS encoding (2Fe-2S)-binding protein, translating to MDLTINGVSRSVDVPDGMPLLWVLRDVLGMTGTKFGCGIAQCGACTVHVDGTAVRSCQLPVGAVGARAITTIEGVGQTPAGAKIQKAWLELEVIQCGYCQPGQIMSASALLAANPQPDDAAIDAAMAGNLCRCGTYVRIREGIKHAAQS from the coding sequence ATGGACCTTACAATCAACGGCGTCAGCCGCAGTGTTGATGTCCCCGACGGGATGCCGCTGCTGTGGGTGTTGCGCGACGTGCTCGGCATGACCGGCACCAAATTCGGCTGCGGCATCGCGCAGTGCGGGGCATGCACGGTACATGTTGATGGCACCGCGGTGCGCTCGTGCCAATTGCCAGTCGGTGCGGTCGGCGCTCGCGCGATCACGACCATCGAGGGTGTCGGGCAAACCCCCGCCGGCGCGAAAATCCAGAAGGCCTGGCTTGAGCTCGAGGTGATCCAGTGCGGCTATTGCCAGCCGGGTCAGATCATGTCCGCCTCCGCCCTGCTCGCCGCCAATCCGCAGCCGGACGATGCCGCGATCGACGCCGCGATGGCCGGCAATCTCTGCCGCTGCGGCACTTACGTGCGCATCCGCGAAGGGATCAAACATGCTGCGCAATCCTGA
- the kynA gene encoding tryptophan 2,3-dioxygenase: MSFERRMSYSDYLRLEQVLTAQQPLSDAHDELLFIIQHQTSELWMKLAIHELGSAIEAIRKDDLQPAFKMLTRVARIFEQLNNAWDVLRTMTPSEYTQFRGALGQSSGFQSWQYRAIEFMAGNRNLAMLGPHAHQPDLMAKLDAILAEPSLYDESIKLLARNGFDVGEEAHRQDWRQSRQESSKVRAAWKAVYTAPATHWMLYELAEKLVDFEDYFRRWRFNHVTTVERIIGLKRGTGGTAGVSYLRKMLEVELFPELWNLRTEL; the protein is encoded by the coding sequence ATGTCGTTTGAACGGCGCATGTCCTACAGCGACTATTTGCGGCTGGAGCAGGTGCTGACGGCGCAGCAGCCTCTGTCTGACGCGCATGACGAGTTGCTGTTTATCATTCAGCATCAGACATCCGAATTGTGGATGAAGCTCGCGATCCATGAACTCGGCTCGGCGATCGAGGCGATCCGCAAGGATGATTTGCAGCCGGCGTTCAAGATGCTGACACGCGTGGCTAGGATTTTCGAGCAGCTCAACAATGCTTGGGATGTGCTGCGGACCATGACGCCGAGCGAATACACGCAATTTCGCGGGGCGCTCGGTCAATCGTCCGGGTTTCAATCATGGCAATACCGTGCGATCGAATTTATGGCGGGCAATCGCAATCTGGCGATGCTGGGGCCGCATGCGCACCAGCCGGACCTCATGGCAAAGCTCGACGCCATCCTGGCGGAGCCAAGTCTCTACGACGAATCCATAAAATTACTGGCTCGCAACGGTTTTGATGTCGGCGAAGAGGCGCATCGGCAGGATTGGCGGCAATCACGCCAGGAGAGCTCCAAGGTGCGAGCCGCCTGGAAAGCGGTCTATACCGCGCCCGCGACCCATTGGATGCTGTACGAGCTCGCCGAGAAGCTGGTTGATTTCGAGGATTATTTTCGTCGCTGGCGCTTCAATCACGTCACCACGGTGGAGCGCATCATCGGGTTGAAGCGTGGCACGGGCGGTACGGCAGGCGTTTCTTATTTGCGCAAAATGCTGGAGGTTGAACTCTTCCCGGAACTCTGGAATCTGAGAACGGAGCTATAG
- a CDS encoding xanthine dehydrogenase family protein molybdopterin-binding subunit, with translation MLRNPDPTFPAIGPSRRDLLRGSAALAGGLLIGIEFPLASAHADEPVPTRARFNAFIHIAPDDTVTFTLPAVEMGQGVYTSQTQCLAEELDVSLDKVIVAHAPPDQANYGSPVFVVQATGGSTTTMAWSGPLRKAAAGARAMLLQAAAVGWLTDAAGLTTRDGVITDPASGLSVRYGELADAAAELRPPSSVKLKDPSQFRLIGKPVHRIDTPDKAIGKTVYGIDVMRPGMKFATLMSSPVLAGKVGSVDQSKALTVAGVRQVVVLDDLVAVIADNTWAAMRGLDALAIEWAPGANDDLNQAQLWANIEKASEGAGAIAKKEGDAAARLKDGTLFEATYEFPFLAHAPMEMTNCTVHVHDGACEVWTGTQVPGFAQAGAAKVLGIDPAKVTINNHMIGGGFGRRLEVDGVIKAVRIAARVEGPVKVVWSREEDIRQQLYRPIYHDRLKARVENGKITAWHHRVTGGSIMARWLPPAFQDGVDVDAVDGAAEVPYTVGDMLVEYIRHESAVPVAFWRGVGPNGSIFSIESFMDLIARKTGTDPLAFRRGLLDKSPRALGVLNLVAEKASWGTSGPASPFGARRGRGFALMNAFGSYLAAIADVAVNDEGDVRVTRVVVAADVGNVINPDILVAQIQGGVVFGLSAVLHGKITFAGGRVEQSNFNDYRILRIDEMPQIEVHIVPSTENSGGIGEPGTVIVQPAVANAVFAATGVQLTRMPIDATLIAKAV, from the coding sequence ATGCTGCGCAATCCTGATCCGACCTTCCCCGCCATCGGACCATCGCGTCGCGATCTGTTGCGTGGCAGCGCCGCACTCGCCGGCGGCCTGCTGATCGGAATCGAATTCCCTTTGGCGTCAGCCCACGCGGACGAGCCGGTGCCGACACGGGCTCGTTTCAATGCCTTCATCCACATCGCACCCGATGACACGGTGACTTTCACGCTGCCCGCAGTCGAGATGGGCCAAGGTGTCTATACGTCGCAAACGCAGTGCCTCGCCGAGGAACTCGATGTCAGTCTCGACAAGGTGATCGTGGCGCACGCGCCGCCCGATCAGGCCAATTACGGCAGCCCGGTTTTCGTCGTGCAGGCGACGGGAGGATCGACGACGACGATGGCCTGGAGTGGCCCGCTGAGAAAGGCGGCTGCGGGCGCCCGCGCGATGCTACTCCAAGCCGCGGCCGTCGGATGGCTTACCGATGCGGCCGGTCTCACAACGCGAGACGGCGTCATCACCGATCCGGCGAGCGGGCTATCAGTCCGCTACGGCGAACTGGCGGATGCTGCCGCCGAGCTCCGGCCGCCCAGTTCCGTCAAGCTCAAGGATCCTTCGCAATTCCGCCTGATTGGCAAGCCGGTGCATCGCATCGATACGCCGGACAAGGCGATCGGCAAGACGGTCTACGGCATCGACGTGATGCGGCCGGGCATGAAGTTTGCCACGCTGATGTCCTCCCCCGTGCTCGCCGGCAAGGTTGGCTCCGTTGATCAGTCGAAAGCCCTCACCGTCGCCGGCGTGCGACAAGTGGTGGTGCTCGACGATCTCGTCGCCGTCATCGCCGATAACACCTGGGCGGCGATGCGAGGGCTCGACGCGCTCGCGATCGAATGGGCTCCCGGCGCGAATGACGATCTCAATCAGGCGCAGCTCTGGGCAAACATCGAGAAGGCGTCCGAGGGCGCCGGCGCCATCGCCAAGAAGGAGGGCGACGCCGCGGCCAGATTGAAGGACGGAACGCTGTTCGAGGCGACCTATGAATTTCCCTTCCTGGCGCATGCACCGATGGAAATGACGAATTGCACCGTGCATGTGCATGACGGCGCCTGCGAGGTCTGGACGGGCACGCAGGTGCCCGGCTTCGCGCAGGCGGGCGCTGCCAAGGTGCTTGGCATCGATCCTGCGAAGGTAACGATCAACAACCACATGATCGGTGGCGGTTTCGGCCGCCGGCTCGAAGTCGACGGCGTGATCAAAGCCGTTCGCATCGCCGCCCGTGTCGAAGGACCCGTGAAGGTCGTGTGGTCGCGCGAAGAGGACATCCGCCAGCAGCTCTATCGCCCGATCTATCACGACCGCCTCAAGGCGCGTGTGGAGAACGGCAAGATCACTGCCTGGCACCATCGCGTGACCGGCGGGTCGATCATGGCGCGCTGGCTACCGCCTGCCTTCCAGGATGGCGTCGACGTTGATGCCGTCGACGGGGCGGCGGAAGTTCCCTACACGGTCGGCGATATGCTGGTCGAATATATCCGCCACGAGAGCGCCGTGCCTGTCGCCTTCTGGCGCGGCGTCGGTCCGAACGGCAGCATCTTCTCCATCGAATCCTTCATGGATCTGATTGCGCGCAAAACCGGCACCGATCCCCTCGCGTTCCGGCGCGGCCTATTGGACAAGAGCCCTCGCGCCCTTGGTGTGCTGAACCTTGTTGCCGAAAAGGCGAGTTGGGGGACATCCGGGCCGGCCTCGCCCTTTGGCGCGCGGCGCGGTCGTGGCTTCGCGCTGATGAACGCCTTTGGCAGCTATCTCGCCGCAATTGCCGACGTTGCGGTGAACGACGAGGGCGATGTGCGCGTCACCCGGGTTGTGGTCGCGGCGGATGTCGGCAACGTCATCAACCCGGATATCCTCGTCGCGCAGATCCAGGGTGGGGTCGTCTTCGGTCTCTCTGCGGTGCTGCATGGCAAGATCACCTTCGCCGGCGGACGTGTCGAACAAAGCAACTTCAATGATTACCGCATCCTGCGCATCGACGAGATGCCGCAGATCGAGGTGCATATTGTGCCGAGTACCGAGAACTCGGGCGGCATCGGCGAGCCTGGTACTGTCATCGTGCAACCCGCGGTCGCCAATGCCGTCTTCGCGGCGACGGGCGTGCAACTGACGCGCATGCCGATCGATGCAACACTGATTGCGAAGGCGGTCTGA
- a CDS encoding xanthine dehydrogenase family protein molybdopterin-binding subunit, with protein sequence MTFAISRRSALMGAGALVVAFRLSHVDAQTETGTGEGGSKHGLPGSLDDTPRLDAWIRVDASGAVTILTGKAELGQGLKTALLQVAAEELKVPFDRLSLVTADTARTPNEGYTAASHSMQDSGTAIRHAAAQAREILRDEAARRLGVDARLLQVRNGRIFAPNGVHLGYGELIGDQLLSVDASRTSRLTAPADFTVMNRPVPRIDIPAKVTGASAYVQDLRLEGMLHGRVVRPPSYTATLRDCDTGLAERISGIVKIVRDGNFLGVLADGEWAAVQGMRTLAAATTWNEQQALPDSANLPAALMNLPSRDTTIRDTGRPGQRGIEVEGTFSRPYLTHGSIGPSCAIAQFKDGTLTIWTHTQGVFFLRNAIAGMLRMPVESVRCIHAEGAGCYGHNGADDAAADAALLALAIPGRPVRVQAMREQEHAWDPFGPGMVVKLRATVGADGVVADWHHEVWSQSHMMRPGPPGTLIAARLKSDASPPAPPVALAQPEGGGDRNAVPLYALPNCKVISHFLPDMPLRGSSMRSLGGYLNVLSIESVLDELAIRSDQDPVSFRLRHMTDPRARDVIETAASRFGWAARAKYSKSTGFGFGFARYKNLEAWCAVAVEIDLARPSGVVRVRRVVAAVDTGQVVNPDGIRNQVEGGILQSMSWTLFERVTFDRTRVTSVDWSAYPILRFDSVPESIEVHIIDRPGDAFYGVAEAAQGPAGAAIANAIRDAAGVRMQDLPFTSARIRKAIGA encoded by the coding sequence ATGACCTTTGCCATTTCTCGCCGCAGCGCATTGATGGGCGCCGGCGCGCTCGTCGTTGCCTTCCGGTTGTCCCACGTAGATGCGCAGACCGAAACGGGGACCGGAGAAGGTGGCTCCAAGCATGGTCTTCCCGGCAGCCTCGACGATACGCCAAGGCTCGACGCCTGGATTCGTGTCGACGCCTCGGGGGCCGTCACGATTTTGACCGGCAAGGCCGAACTTGGCCAGGGTCTCAAGACGGCGCTTCTTCAAGTCGCGGCAGAGGAGCTCAAGGTGCCATTCGATCGGCTCTCGCTGGTCACGGCGGATACCGCGCGCACGCCCAATGAGGGCTACACCGCCGCAAGCCATTCGATGCAGGATTCCGGCACGGCGATCCGGCACGCGGCAGCGCAGGCGCGAGAAATCCTCCGCGACGAGGCGGCTCGAAGGCTCGGGGTCGATGCCAGGTTGCTGCAGGTCCGCAACGGACGGATCTTTGCGCCGAACGGCGTGCATCTCGGGTACGGAGAGTTGATTGGTGATCAACTGTTGTCCGTCGATGCCAGCCGGACGTCGCGTTTGACCGCGCCCGCGGATTTCACGGTGATGAACCGTCCCGTGCCGCGGATCGACATTCCGGCCAAGGTGACGGGGGCGAGCGCCTACGTGCAGGATCTTCGCCTTGAGGGCATGCTGCACGGCCGCGTGGTCCGCCCACCGAGTTATACCGCCACGTTACGCGACTGTGACACCGGATTGGCCGAGCGGATCAGCGGGATCGTCAAGATCGTGCGCGACGGCAACTTTCTCGGTGTGCTTGCGGACGGGGAGTGGGCCGCCGTTCAGGGCATGCGAACCCTTGCTGCTGCCACGACCTGGAACGAGCAGCAAGCCCTGCCGGACAGCGCGAACTTGCCCGCCGCGTTGATGAATCTGCCTTCGCGCGATACGACGATTCGTGACACCGGCAGGCCGGGCCAGCGCGGGATCGAGGTCGAGGGAACCTTCTCCAGACCGTATCTCACCCATGGTTCGATCGGACCGTCCTGCGCCATTGCGCAGTTCAAGGACGGGACACTCACGATATGGACCCATACACAAGGGGTCTTCTTTCTGCGCAATGCGATCGCCGGCATGTTGCGGATGCCGGTCGAAAGCGTCCGCTGCATCCATGCGGAAGGCGCCGGCTGCTACGGCCACAACGGCGCCGACGACGCGGCGGCCGATGCGGCATTGCTGGCGCTTGCGATACCTGGTCGGCCGGTCAGGGTCCAGGCGATGCGCGAGCAGGAGCACGCGTGGGATCCGTTCGGGCCGGGTATGGTGGTTAAGCTCAGGGCGACGGTTGGAGCGGATGGCGTAGTCGCGGATTGGCACCATGAGGTCTGGAGCCAGTCGCATATGATGCGCCCCGGTCCTCCGGGCACGTTAATCGCCGCGCGCTTGAAATCCGACGCCTCTCCGCCCGCACCACCTGTTGCGTTGGCCCAGCCGGAGGGCGGCGGCGACCGGAACGCGGTGCCGCTCTATGCACTCCCGAATTGCAAGGTGATCAGCCACTTCCTGCCCGACATGCCCTTGCGCGGCTCCTCCATGCGCTCCCTGGGCGGGTACCTCAATGTCCTCTCGATCGAGAGCGTTCTCGATGAATTGGCAATTCGCTCGGATCAAGATCCTGTGTCGTTTCGACTGCGGCACATGACAGATCCGCGTGCGCGTGACGTGATTGAAACGGCGGCATCGCGGTTCGGCTGGGCGGCGCGGGCCAAGTATTCGAAGAGTACGGGATTTGGGTTTGGTTTTGCCCGCTACAAGAATCTTGAGGCCTGGTGTGCCGTAGCGGTTGAGATCGATCTTGCGCGCCCAAGCGGCGTTGTTCGCGTCCGCCGTGTTGTGGCGGCCGTCGACACAGGGCAAGTCGTCAATCCGGATGGCATCCGCAATCAGGTGGAAGGGGGCATTCTACAGTCGATGAGCTGGACGCTTTTCGAGCGCGTGACGTTCGATCGGACTCGCGTGACTTCGGTGGATTGGTCGGCCTATCCGATCTTGCGATTCGATAGCGTTCCCGAGTCGATCGAAGTCCACATCATCGACCGGCCTGGAGATGCCTTCTACGGCGTCGCGGAGGCCGCACAAGGACCAGCGGGGGCAGCGATTGCAAATGCGATCAGGGATGCGGCCGGGGTTCGGATGCAAGATCTTCCATTCACGTCGGCCCGTATCAGGAAAGCGATCGGGGCATGA
- a CDS encoding alpha/beta hydrolase, which translates to MLERHITDWDDAYANGINIPGGERWPAAWVEPAQTYRENLVTADRGRLDIAYAEKPRNRLDLFLPQGTPKGLVIFIHGGYWLALDKSFWSHLARGPIDSGYAVAMPSYTLCPDVRISDIVREIGASISKAAALVNGPIMLTGHSAGGHLASRMVSATTPLDSALQRRIRTVVSISGLHDLRPLMKTSMNNTLKIDEPEALAESPALLYPVTGTRLIAWVGGSERSEFLRQNALLANVWTGLGAQTMAVVEPDRHHFNVVDGLAHAEHPLTRVLLS; encoded by the coding sequence GTGCTCGAACGTCATATCACTGACTGGGACGACGCCTACGCTAACGGTATCAACATTCCAGGTGGCGAGCGCTGGCCGGCAGCCTGGGTCGAACCTGCCCAAACCTACCGCGAAAATCTCGTCACGGCTGACCGCGGGAGGCTCGATATTGCCTACGCCGAGAAGCCTCGGAATCGGCTTGACCTGTTCCTTCCGCAAGGAACCCCGAAGGGCCTGGTGATCTTCATCCATGGCGGCTATTGGCTGGCGCTGGACAAGAGCTTCTGGTCGCATCTAGCGCGCGGCCCCATCGATAGCGGCTACGCGGTCGCGATGCCTTCTTATACGCTTTGCCCGGACGTCAGAATTTCTGACATCGTGCGCGAGATCGGAGCATCGATCTCGAAGGCGGCAGCACTCGTGAACGGCCCGATCATGCTGACCGGCCATTCCGCTGGCGGACATTTGGCGAGTCGGATGGTATCGGCCACGACACCGCTCGACTCCGCTTTGCAGCGCCGCATTCGCACTGTCGTCTCGATCTCGGGTCTCCACGATCTCAGACCGTTGATGAAGACAAGCATGAACAACACGCTCAAGATTGACGAGCCGGAGGCGCTGGCGGAAAGCCCGGCGCTGCTCTATCCCGTTACTGGAACCCGTCTCATCGCTTGGGTTGGCGGGAGTGAACGGAGCGAGTTTCTGCGCCAGAATGCGTTGCTCGCCAATGTGTGGACAGGTCTCGGCGCGCAAACGATGGCGGTTGTCGAGCCTGACCGCCATCATTTCAACGTCGTCGACGGCCTCGCGCATGCGGAGCATCCCTTGACACGCGTGCTTTTGAGCTGA